The following coding sequences are from one Homalodisca vitripennis isolate AUS2020 chromosome 7, UT_GWSS_2.1, whole genome shotgun sequence window:
- the LOC124366773 gene encoding glutamic acid-rich protein-like, with translation MEENNSTKKDDDVCKGDNLTPRKIDRFLREPNEDDSDVNLSGESEVFDSDRDPEYHPSVDSDYSDTRKPRFSGLFEKRFERQGDQDNVAGPSITARDDVTSEDSEYEKLLKKKNYRKRKKAVKWATEKKKNSSKKKVTENETEQDKDEIDKTGDTSEEENKEEENYCEKDEDNNSDDDFDEDDEEENYQESQTEGKGKNKEKKRKRTAR, from the exons ATGGAGGaaaataattctacaaaaaaaGATGATGATGTATGCAAAGGTGACAATTTGACTCCAAGAAAAATTGACAGATTTTTACGAGAGCCAAATGAAGATGATAGTGATGTTAATTTGAGTGGGGAAAGCGAAGTATTTGACTCTGATCGTGATCCGGAATATCATCCAAGTGTGGACAGTGATTATAGTGACACTCGAAAACCACGATTCAGTGGACTATTTGAAAAACGATTTGAAAGACAAGGTGATCAAGACAATGTAGCAGGACCTTCAATTACAGCCAGAGATGACGTGACTAGTGAAGATAGTGAATatgaaaaactactaaaaaagaaaaactaccgAAAAAGAAAGAAAGCTGTAAAATGGGCaactgaaaaaaagaaaaattcaagcAAGAA gaaAGTTACTGAGAACGAAACTGAACAAGACAAAGATGAAATAGACAAAACGGGTGACACTAGCGAGGAAGAAAATAAAGAGGAAGAGAATTATTGTGAAAAAGATGAAGATAATAATAGCGATGATGATTTTGATGAAGATGACGAAGAAGAAAATTATCAAGAGTCTCAAACAGaaggaaagggaaaaaataaagagaagaaaAGGAAGAGGACTGCAAGGTAG